DNA from Arthrobacter sp. StoSoilB19:
CCTCGTCGCCGTTGACGTAGATGTTGACGAACCGGCGCAGCGCACCGGTTTCGTCACGGAGCCGCCGGCCCAGCACCGGGTAGTCGGAGGCCACCGCATCAAGCAGGCTTTCCACCGTCACCGGCCCGTCCGCGGGCGCAGTCAGTACGGACTGCCCGCCGGCCAGGGGCTGCAGGACGCTGGGCAGCAGCAAAGAAATCTCAGGCACCTGCCACCACGGCCGCCCTGACACACAGGACATCAGGCAGGTGGGAGGCCACCTCCCTGAATGTCTCCCCTTCATCCGCAC
Protein-coding regions in this window:
- a CDS encoding MoaD/ThiS family protein codes for the protein MPEISLLLPSVLQPLAGGQSVLTAPADGPVTVESLLDAVASDYPVLGRRLRDETGALRRFVNIYVNGDEVRRLQGLDTRVAPGQEVLVIQSVAGG